One genomic region from Atribacterota bacterium encodes:
- a CDS encoding ferredoxin: MAIKVDEELCIGCELCVQICPDVFEMNADGKSVVKNGADTSLDCVDEAIDSCPTSAILKE, from the coding sequence ATGGCCATTAAGGTTGACGAAGAACTTTGCATCGGTTGCGAACTCTGTGTGCAGATTTGTCCAGATGTTTTTGAAATGAACGCTGACGGCAAAAGCGTTGTCAAAAATGGGGCTGACACAAGTTTAGATTGTGTCGATGAAGCCATCGATTCATGTCCCACCAGTGCCATTCTCAAAGAGTAA